DNA from Corynebacterium stationis:
CGCGGTCAAGATGGGTTCGACGAGCTCGCGTGGCAGGCCGCGCAGCGCCGCAAGGAGCTATTAGAGCGCAATAACCTCGGTGGCACTTTGCAGGAGGTTAAAGCATTGCTTGACGATGCCCTCCGTTTAGAGCGCGCTCAACTTGCCCGCGATATCGACTTGGATGATACTGACCGTGCTTTTCGGGAATTGCAGCTGGAGAATCTCCCGGAATCCACCCCGGCGGCAGTATCTGAGCTCAATACTTATGACTGGCAGTCCCAGGATGCGCGCGAGAAATTCGAGCACATCCGCGATTTACTCGGCCGCGAGATGTTAGACCAACAATTCTCCGGCATGAAGCAGGCTCTTGAAGGTGCTACCGAAGAAGATAAACAAGCCATCGCGGCGATGTTACGTGACCTTAATGAGCTTTTAAGCAAGCACCGCGCGGGCACCGATACGCCAGCGGATTTCGCGGATTTCATGGCCAAGCACGGTGAGCATTTTCCGGAGAACCCGCGCGATATTAATGAGTTAATTGATATTTTGGCGCAGCGTTCCGCGGCAGCGCAGCGCATGCTCAATTCCATGTCGCCCGAGCAGCGCGAGGAGTTGATGCAATTATCCGCGCAGGCTTTTGGCTCCCCAGAGCTGCAAGGTTTGCTGGGAGATCTCGCCGGCAATCTGCAAGGGCTGCGGCCAGAGTTGGATTGGTCCGGTTCGGAAGATTTCTCAGGCGAGGAAGGTATGGGCTTAGGCGATGGCACAGGTGCTATGCAGGACTTGGCGGAGCTCGACCGCCTGGCTGAGCAGCTGCGTCATGACCACACCGACTTAGACTTGGACGCCCTGCGCCGCCAGCTCGGTGATGATGCCGCGGTTTCAGCAGATTTGCTCAATAAGATCGACCAGGCGATGCGCAACAGTGGGCTCCTGCGCCGCTCGGCCGATGGGTCTTTGAAGCTCAGCCCGCAGGCCATGCGGCGTTTAGGCAAAAGCTTGCTTGACGATGCCACCGCGCATCTCTCCCCTCGATCTGGGTCTCGGGATTCTCGGCTTAGCGGACTTAGCGTTGAGCAGACCGGATCAACTCGTCCTTATGAATACGGTGATACCCAGCCGTGGGATGTCACCCGCACACTTACCAATGCGATCCAAAGAACCGCCGGCACCGGTGATCCACTCAAACTCACGGCTGAAGATATTGAAGTAGTCGAAACCGAACAGCGCACCCAAAACGCTGTGGCGTTATTAGTTGATACCAGCTATTCGATGGCTGCCGAAGGACGCTGGGTCCCGATGAAACAAACAGCACTAGCGCTGCATCACCTCATCAGCACGCGCTTTCGCGGTGATGAACTAGCGTTAATTACTTTTGGCCGCCACGCCATGAGCACCGATATCGAAGAGCTGACTGCACTCCCGCCGGTGCAAGAACAAGGTACTAACCTGCATCACGGCCTATTGCTAGCTGAACGCTTCTTTGCTCGGCACCCGTCTATGCAGCCAACGCTGCTCATCGTCACTGATGGTGAACCCACTGCCTACCTGCAACCCGATGGACATGCCTGGTTTAACTGGCCAACGGATCAGTACACCATGTATTCCACCATTACGCAGCTCGACAAAGTCACCAAACGCGGCACCCGCACGACATTCTTCCGTTTAGGCTCCAACCCAGGGCTGGAGAATTTCCTCAACCAGCTCGCAGATCGCGTCGACGGACGCGTCGTCGCACCCGACTTGGATGGGCTAGGCGCTGCAGTCGTCGATGAATACCTGAACTACCGGTTCTAAGGCGCAGCAAACCTCCAACGAGACGCCGATCACAATTTACTGGCATACTAGAGCTTAGTTTCTACCGCAGAAGTGAGTCCCGAATGTCTCGTCCAGTTCATTTTGAAATCGAAGTTTCCAACGTCCCACAAGCCAGCGAGTTCTACACCGCAGCATTCGGCTGGATCTATGAGGATTATTCTGAGTACGCCCAACGCCCCTACTACGGCGTAATCACTGGTCCTGAAGATACCCCTGGCATCAATGGTGCCATCATGCAGCGCGACGACGGCGCTACCCCAGCCGGCACTGCACCGGCATCTGCGCCTAATGCAGCGGTGTTGACCATGGGCGTTGAGAACTTCGACGCCACTGCCCAAAAGATTCTTGCCGCTGGCGGCACCGTGGTCAAAGAAAAATATGCCCTTCCAGGTATGGCCTGGCAGGGCTATTTTTTGGATCTTGACGGAAATGTCTTTGGCATTCACGAACCTGACGAGAACGCCAGCTAACACCTTGGCCACAACTCAGCAATCTACTTACCGCCTTGTGCCTAGTTGCCTTGTACCTTACTGTCGTGGGGCTGTTGGGCAAGAAAGACCAAGGCATCAAGAAGCGGGCCGCGCAAGGTAGTCCCTAATGCCATGCGGCGAACCACATCAGAACTTGAAGTCGCCATCTGCAGCGTTGAAATATCTGTCATCCCAACTTTATCCGCGGCATCCATATAGCCCGCAAGGTGGTTGCTGGGAGGGCTTAAGTTTTCTTGCGCGATTTCCGCCAAAGCACGAAGCGCCATGCGATAAGCGCCAGAATCTTTGTGAATGCGCCATCCACGTTTGGCGATTTCTGCATCGAGAAGCTCCTGCGCCGCATCCCATCCCTTCGGCTCATCCTGCTCATCTGGGATTTCCGCTACCAAAGATTCCTGGGTGCGCCGCATGGCGTCTGGAGCATTGCCGCCACTATCAACAATATTGAGCACCTCGCGAATAGTAGTCAGAGGCAGCTTGGCCATAGAGCGCCTGATTCTTGCTAATTGCTTCACCAGGTGCCAGCAGGCCTTCGCGCACATAATACTTAATGGTGGGCACGCTAACTCCCGTTATCCGCGATAGCTCAGCCATCCGAACTTTGCCATTATGCAGTTCCATTAACCCTACGCTTTCCTACTTCAGGCATATCGATTAACTGTAATACAACTAAGAACCGCAAAACCACGCCCACCTATTTAAATTCAAACTCACGCGATAGTTATCTCAGTTCGCCATAGCCGGCCGGCTGCGCTACAGTAATTCGAGCATCTGCCTGCACGAAGGCTAGTTAAATAGCAAGTATTCCCGTGTCCTTTTGCGCGCGCTACAACCACGGTTTGTATGGCTGCGCCCTTCTTAAAAACTACTTGCCTCGTTTTCGGAGTTTTACTGCCATGACTACTGTCACCTCACCGATTAATGACAAAGATCGGTATCGTCCCGAACCATCAGTGCGCACAGCCTTAAAGACGCCACGGATTCTCATCCGCGAAATGCTCGCTGGTCTGGTGGTGGCGCTCGCGCTGATTCCAGAAGCGATTTCTTTTTCTATTATCGCTGGTGTTGATCCTAAGGTCGGGCTGTTCTCGTCCTTTATTATGGCGATGACCATCGCTGTAGTTGGCGGCCGCCCAGCGATGATTTCGGCCGCGACTGGTGCGGTTGCGCTAGTAGTTGCTCCCGTCGTCCATGAGTACGGCTTGGATTATCTCATCGCCACGGTATTACTCGCTGGTGTGTTCCAGATTGTTTTGGCCGTGCTGGGTGTTGCAAAGCTCATGCGTTTTATCCCGCGAAGCGTCATGGTCGGATTCGTTAATGCATTGGCCATCTTAATCTTTATGGCTCAGTTGCCAGAGCTTTTCGATGTCCCCTTTGCCGTCTACCCCCTCTTTATCCTGGGTCTTTTGGTCTTGATCTTTTTGCCGAAGGTCACCAAGGCTGTGCCAGCACCACTGATTTCGATTGTGATTGTTACCGCCATCGCTGCGGTCTTTGCCATTTCCGTGCCGACCG
Protein-coding regions in this window:
- a CDS encoding vWA domain-containing protein; translated protein: MSHPIDPRGHRRSRYGRYTGGPDPLAPPVDLSDALNEIAEDIMAGYSPEQALREYLRRGARGQDGFDELAWQAAQRRKELLERNNLGGTLQEVKALLDDALRLERAQLARDIDLDDTDRAFRELQLENLPESTPAAVSELNTYDWQSQDAREKFEHIRDLLGREMLDQQFSGMKQALEGATEEDKQAIAAMLRDLNELLSKHRAGTDTPADFADFMAKHGEHFPENPRDINELIDILAQRSAAAQRMLNSMSPEQREELMQLSAQAFGSPELQGLLGDLAGNLQGLRPELDWSGSEDFSGEEGMGLGDGTGAMQDLAELDRLAEQLRHDHTDLDLDALRRQLGDDAAVSADLLNKIDQAMRNSGLLRRSADGSLKLSPQAMRRLGKSLLDDATAHLSPRSGSRDSRLSGLSVEQTGSTRPYEYGDTQPWDVTRTLTNAIQRTAGTGDPLKLTAEDIEVVETEQRTQNAVALLVDTSYSMAAEGRWVPMKQTALALHHLISTRFRGDELALITFGRHAMSTDIEELTALPPVQEQGTNLHHGLLLAERFFARHPSMQPTLLIVTDGEPTAYLQPDGHAWFNWPTDQYTMYSTITQLDKVTKRGTRTTFFRLGSNPGLENFLNQLADRVDGRVVAPDLDGLGAAVVDEYLNYRF
- a CDS encoding VOC family protein, translating into MSRPVHFEIEVSNVPQASEFYTAAFGWIYEDYSEYAQRPYYGVITGPEDTPGINGAIMQRDDGATPAGTAPASAPNAAVLTMGVENFDATAQKILAAGGTVVKEKYALPGMAWQGYFLDLDGNVFGIHEPDENAS
- a CDS encoding MerR family transcriptional regulator, with the translated sequence MAKLPLTTIREVLNIVDSGGNAPDAMRRTQESLVAEIPDEQDEPKGWDAAQELLDAEIAKRGWRIHKDSGAYRMALRALAEIAQENLSPPSNHLAGYMDAADKVGMTDISTLQMATSSSDVVRRMALGTTLRGPLLDALVFLAQQPHDSKVQGN
- a CDS encoding MerR family transcriptional regulator; amino-acid sequence: MELHNGKVRMAELSRITGVSVPTIKYYVREGLLAPGEAISKNQALYGQAASDYYSRGAQYC